The Terriglobia bacterium genome has a window encoding:
- a CDS encoding zinc ribbon domain-containing protein: MPVESFAASRLTQGNHLFPTVIEVGDTFVVKRTRTLFTKNEISIHLNRIASVRIETGIVWSDILIESSGGSDPIASHGHRKDDAVRIKQLIESAQARDSNAPSVATGATRACPYCAETIKAAAKVCRYCGKTVGS; encoded by the coding sequence ATGCCCGTGGAATCGTTCGCCGCGAGCCGGCTGACCCAGGGGAACCACCTGTTCCCCACGGTGATCGAGGTCGGGGACACGTTCGTCGTCAAGCGCACGCGGACGCTGTTCACGAAGAACGAGATCAGCATCCACCTGAACCGGATCGCGTCGGTCCGGATCGAGACCGGCATCGTGTGGTCCGACATCCTGATCGAGTCGTCGGGAGGCTCGGACCCGATCGCGAGCCACGGCCACCGCAAGGACGACGCCGTAAGGATCAAGCAGCTGATCGAAAGCGCCCAGGCGCGCGACTCGAACGCCCCGTCGGTCGCGACGGGAGCGACGCGCGCCTGCCCCTACTGCGCGGAGACGATCAAGGCGGCGGCGAAGGTGTGCAGGTACTGCGGGAAGACGGTGGGGTCGTAG
- the glgP gene encoding alpha-glucan family phosphorylase produces MRPVKTFHVKPALPERLAALEEVAYNLRWSWDHETISLFRRLDRDLWEESGHNPVLMLGSIPQERLEEAAQDEAFLAQMDRVAAALSEYVEGTGTWHQKNYGSWATPEVAYLSMEFGLTESLPIYSGGLGILAGDHLKSASELGLPLVGVGLLYQNGYFRQYLTAEGWQQERYPVNDFSVLPVRPLHGEGGRPVRVTVDLAGRPLALRPWRAQVGRVTLVLLDANIAENPADLQDVTAELYGGDGEMRIRQEIVLGIGGVRMLDALGLRPRVFHMNEGHCAFLGLERVRLLMREQRLSFREAQEVAAASGVFTTHTPVPAGIDVFEPDLMERYFAGFRGELSLDREAFLDLGRVHPGRRDEPFNMAVLAIRTSGFANGVSRLHGEVSRRMWQEVWPGVPLDEIPITHVTNGVHPQSWISDEMRNLYDRYLGPRWSEEPGDTRVWARGEQIPGEELWRTHARRRERLVAFARRRLQAQLEARGAGMSEIAQAEEVLDADALTIGFARRFATYKRGTLLLRDPARLERILNAPGRPVQIVFAGKAHPRDEPGKQLIREIIQLARRPEFRRRLVFIEDYDQVVARYLVQGVDVWLNTPRRPMEASGTSGMKAAFNGALNLSIPDGWWDEACSQRTGWGIGKGEDYRELDYQDRVEAGALYDLLEAEVVPLYYTRGADHLPRGWIALMKTAMGDLCPVFNTNRMVHQYMVAGYAPARERRSRLEEDRFRRARELARWKERVRQAWGGVKVLRVEVVLPEDTRVGKPFEVKAWLETGGLEPSDVVVQVYLGKLRESREIVHPEVVEMQPVGPDPAGGRLFSAKIPCRTSGTQGLTVRVLPRHEDLGRMHETGLIAWA; encoded by the coding sequence GCGGCTCGCCGCGCTCGAGGAGGTCGCTTACAACCTCCGCTGGTCCTGGGACCACGAGACGATCAGCCTGTTCCGCAGGCTCGATCGCGATCTGTGGGAGGAAAGCGGGCACAACCCGGTCCTGATGCTCGGGAGCATCCCGCAGGAGCGGCTCGAGGAGGCCGCTCAGGACGAGGCGTTCCTCGCGCAAATGGACCGCGTCGCCGCCGCGCTCTCGGAGTACGTCGAGGGGACCGGGACCTGGCATCAGAAGAACTACGGCTCCTGGGCGACCCCGGAGGTCGCATACCTCTCCATGGAGTTCGGCCTGACCGAGAGCCTGCCGATCTACTCGGGGGGGCTCGGCATCCTCGCCGGCGACCACCTGAAGTCGGCCAGCGAGCTGGGCCTGCCCCTCGTCGGGGTCGGGCTCCTCTACCAGAACGGATACTTCCGGCAGTACCTGACCGCCGAGGGGTGGCAGCAGGAGCGCTACCCGGTCAACGATTTCTCCGTCCTGCCGGTGCGGCCGCTCCACGGCGAGGGGGGAAGGCCCGTGCGGGTCACCGTGGACCTCGCGGGTCGCCCGCTCGCGCTGCGGCCGTGGCGGGCCCAGGTCGGCCGGGTGACCCTGGTGCTGCTCGACGCCAACATCGCGGAGAACCCGGCGGACCTGCAGGACGTCACCGCCGAGCTGTACGGCGGCGACGGCGAGATGCGGATCCGGCAGGAGATCGTCCTCGGGATCGGAGGGGTTCGGATGCTCGACGCCCTCGGCCTCAGGCCCCGGGTGTTCCACATGAACGAGGGGCACTGCGCGTTCCTGGGCCTCGAGCGGGTGCGCCTCCTGATGCGGGAGCAGCGCCTCTCGTTCCGCGAGGCGCAGGAGGTGGCGGCGGCCAGCGGCGTCTTCACCACGCACACGCCGGTCCCCGCCGGCATCGACGTGTTCGAGCCCGACCTCATGGAGCGCTACTTCGCGGGGTTCCGCGGAGAGCTGTCGCTCGACCGCGAGGCGTTCCTCGATCTCGGCAGGGTCCACCCCGGCCGGAGGGACGAGCCGTTCAACATGGCCGTGCTGGCGATCCGGACCTCGGGGTTCGCCAACGGCGTGAGCCGGCTGCACGGCGAGGTCTCCCGGCGGATGTGGCAGGAGGTCTGGCCCGGCGTTCCCCTGGACGAGATCCCGATCACCCACGTGACCAACGGGGTGCACCCGCAGTCCTGGATCTCCGACGAGATGCGGAACCTGTACGACCGGTACCTCGGGCCGCGCTGGTCCGAGGAGCCGGGCGACACGAGGGTCTGGGCGCGGGGCGAGCAGATCCCGGGGGAGGAGCTGTGGAGGACCCACGCGCGCCGGCGCGAGCGCCTGGTGGCGTTCGCGCGCCGGCGGCTCCAGGCGCAGCTCGAGGCGCGGGGAGCCGGCATGTCCGAGATCGCCCAGGCCGAGGAGGTCCTGGACGCCGACGCGCTGACCATCGGCTTCGCCCGGCGCTTCGCGACCTACAAGCGGGGGACTCTGCTGCTGCGCGACCCAGCGCGTCTCGAGCGGATCCTGAACGCTCCCGGCCGGCCGGTCCAGATCGTGTTCGCGGGGAAGGCGCACCCGAGGGACGAGCCGGGGAAGCAGCTGATCCGCGAGATCATCCAGCTCGCACGGCGCCCCGAGTTCCGGCGACGCCTGGTGTTCATCGAGGACTACGACCAGGTGGTCGCGCGCTACCTGGTGCAGGGCGTCGACGTCTGGCTCAACACGCCGCGGCGCCCGATGGAGGCCAGCGGCACCAGCGGGATGAAGGCGGCGTTCAACGGCGCGTTGAACCTCAGCATCCCCGACGGGTGGTGGGACGAGGCCTGCTCGCAACGCACCGGATGGGGGATCGGCAAGGGAGAGGACTACCGGGAGCTGGACTACCAGGACCGGGTCGAGGCGGGTGCGCTCTACGACCTCCTCGAGGCCGAGGTGGTGCCGCTCTACTACACGCGCGGCGCCGACCATCTCCCGCGAGGCTGGATCGCGCTGATGAAGACCGCCATGGGGGACCTGTGCCCGGTCTTCAACACGAACCGGATGGTCCACCAGTACATGGTGGCGGGGTACGCCCCGGCGCGCGAGCGGCGGTCCCGGCTCGAGGAGGACCGGTTCCGTCGCGCCCGCGAGCTGGCCCGCTGGAAGGAGCGCGTGCGCCAGGCATGGGGAGGGGTCAAGGTCCTCCGCGTCGAGGTCGTCCTGCCGGAGGACACCCGGGTCGGGAAGCCCTTCGAGGTCAAGGCCTGGCTCGAGACCGGCGGCCTCGAGCCTTCCGACGTCGTGGTGCAGGTCTACCTCGGGAAGCTCCGCGAGAGCCGCGAGATCGTCCATCCGGAGGTCGTGGAGATGCAGCCCGTGGGGCCGGACCCCGCCGGTGGCCGCCTGTTCTCCGCGAAGATCCCCTGCCGGACCAGCGGCACGCAGGGGCTGACGGTTCGCGTGTTGCCGCGCCACGAGGACCTCGGCCGGATGCACGAGACCGGCCTGATCGCGTGGGCGTAG